Proteins encoded in a region of the Nicotiana tomentosiformis chromosome 9, ASM39032v3, whole genome shotgun sequence genome:
- the LOC138899541 gene encoding uncharacterized protein, with translation MSFDIGWFEPNEAKLYGTDLVKDALEKGIIIFKKKGKPSPRLIGPFDVLRRVGEVSYELALPPRLSGVHPVFHVSMLKKYYADRSHKLDYSTIQLDESLGYEEELVAIVDKQLRQLRSKKISTLKVQ, from the exons ATGTCGTTCgacatcggatggtttgagcccaacGAGGCTAAGCTGTATGGAACTgacttggtgaaggatgccttagagaag GGTATCATAATATTCAAGAAGAAGGGCAAGCCGAGCCCAAGGTTAATTGGCCCATTTGATGTgctgaggcgagttggggaggtttcttatgagcttgctttgcctcccagactatcgggagttcatccggtcttccacgtgtctatgctcaaAAAGTACTATGCCGACAGGTCACATAAGTTAGATTACAGTAcgattcagctagatgagagcttgggttatgaggaggagctagtTGCTATTGTTGACAAGCAACTTcgacagttgaggtccaagaagatttctactCTAAAGGTCCAGTAG